A genomic region of Streptomyces sp. R33 contains the following coding sequences:
- a CDS encoding DUF1003 domain-containing protein codes for MAERLRARTAASATGSTALTRSPRGRLDQPRTDRRRLLPVYDPEAFGRLSERVARFLGTGRFIVWMTLVIIVWVLWNIFAPDHLRFDQYPFIFLTLMLSLQASYAAPLILLAQNRQDDRDRVNLEQDRKQNERSIADTEYLTREIAALRMGLGEVATRDWIRSEFQDLIKEMDERRLFPLESDEGDR; via the coding sequence ATCGCCGAGCGGTTGCGGGCCAGGACGGCCGCTTCCGCGACCGGGTCGACCGCGCTGACCCGGTCGCCCCGGGGGCGGTTGGACCAGCCCCGTACGGACCGGCGCAGGCTGCTGCCGGTCTACGACCCGGAGGCGTTCGGGCGGCTGTCGGAGCGGGTGGCGCGGTTCCTCGGCACGGGCCGGTTCATCGTCTGGATGACGCTGGTCATCATCGTGTGGGTGCTGTGGAACATCTTCGCGCCGGACCACCTGCGCTTCGACCAGTACCCGTTCATCTTCCTGACGCTGATGCTGTCGCTGCAGGCCTCGTACGCCGCCCCGCTGATCCTGCTCGCGCAGAACCGGCAGGACGACCGGGACCGGGTGAACCTGGAGCAGGACCGCAAGCAGAACGAGCGCTCCATCGCCGACACCGAGTACCTGACCCGGGAGATCGCCGCGCTGCGGATGGGCCTGGGCGAGGTCGCGACCCGCGACTGGATCCGGTCGGAGTTCCAGGACCTGATCAAGGAGATGGACGAGCGGCGGCTATTCCCGCTCGAGAGTGACGAAGGCGACCGCTAG